Proteins encoded within one genomic window of Cucumis sativus cultivar 9930 chromosome 3, Cucumber_9930_V3, whole genome shotgun sequence:
- the LOC101219625 gene encoding kinesin-like protein KIN-7O isoform X1, with amino-acid sequence MERIHVTVRARPLSAADSNTSPWKISGNSIFIPNNPNKFEFDQIFGEDCKTFEVYQARTKEIVASAVRGFNGTVFAYGQTNSGKTHTMRGSPTEPGIIPLAVNNLFDAIHQDADREFLLRMSYMEIYNEEINDLLVPEHRKLQIHESLERGIYVAGLREEIVASSEQVLDLMEFGESHRHIGETNMNLYSSRSHTIFRMIIESRDKVEDGDAGNSCDAVRVSVLNLVDLAGSERAAKTGAEGIRLKEGSHINKSLMTLGTVIKKLSEGAESQGSHVPYRDSKLTRILQPALGGNANTAIICNITLAQVHSDETKSTLQFASRALRVTNCAHVNEILTDAALLKRQKREIEDLRAKLQGSHSEHLEEEILNLRNTLLKIELERERMALELEEEKKVQSEWEKRVQEQAKKIENLSSMVLYSKREENHDEIKIKKDKRRDTWCPGNISRNPLRQVYPTNQSMSSAVKPVRADREMGPLLPFEELLDDTEVSKEETCKRGESNHKNGLEGGAFPDPCALLHVTNRRKGVPKKKSLPGDTDVIDVQAAYEDLLLRFESEKTMSDIKIDCLTRKLEEIDDYYHVKRGDFNGDKHISLRESEAILVIKRLQERILTLEMEKSSSQQNLDNVVELATEQNICAREKFDELSEELHNAREEARVAREKLNSPECEENFDLLSILSMELQEVIAEIENSKQISLSVSLLVNDTSQCFSALSDMLLDLKTTIHKCSAEQKLIINDHEELNSQLMQKVSKIENEKLLLQNYSDDLQNQIGLLKQQVQNNEELSTALDHQNMEQAEYLAQIQALQKEITYLSSSSLAREKESLRKDLEKTKGKLREFEVKLKNALQERTKLEGEKAAAEREIKWLVGQNSLLKRDINKRDSIAGRRRDSIIDKSSKGLDPDRAKSFVHSYEQILEEDQKELEVFAFELEAKIASLEEQLSATYNEKEEAIFRNECLLSELETLSEKLQIANIQLTAVQDVNELKQSLEEATFNQRNLESSIKFLEEQKEELAMQLTEALLEMEEERAVWLSKEKTYIEAIEEKVKLHDLKVASASKEISKVMNDLESCREECELLKQKLRCSEENERREKECSRKKLDAIESLKNEKNIAEVENEATQQNIRNQLLLVTKERDNLMIQIQDLQSRSIEVELLKNNTNEMLIGAKLQAEKLASRISSLEVKMHDDEVQNGKEKAKFRMRLRSTQAKLDAFRIRYQEVLDESDLMDRKYEKATKDLKKKLTSECIENLNLRKQLASVQGLR; translated from the exons ATGGAGAGAATTCATGTAACCGTCCGAGCAAGGCCACTCTCAGCGGCGGACTCCAACACAAGCCCTTGGAAAATCTCTGGAAACTCCATTTTCATTCCCAATAACCCTAACAAGTTTGAATTTG aCCAAATTTTCGGTGAAGATTGTAAGACTTTTGAAGTCTATCAAGCTCGCACCAAAGAAATTGTTGCCTCAGCAGTTCGTGGATTCAATG GGACTGTGTTCGCTTATGGGCAAACTAACAGTGGGAAAACTCATACAATGCGGGGCTCACCCACTGAACCTGGGATTATTCCTCTTGCTGtgaataatttgtttgatgCTATACATCAG GATGCAGATAGAGAGTTTCTTCTCCGAATGTCCTACATGGAAATCTACAACGAGgaaataaatgatttattgGTTCCCGAGCATCGAAAACTGCAGATTCACGAAAGTTTAGAG CGGGGAATCTATGTTGCTGGTTTGCGAGAAGAGATCGTTGCTTCTTCTGAGCAAGTTCTCGATCTTATGGAATTTGGAgaat CTCATCGTCATATTGGAGAGACAAATATGAATTTGTACAGTAGTAGATCCCACACTATTTTCCGCATG ATAATTGAGAGTCGAGATAAAGTTGAAGATGGAGACGCTGGAAATTCTTGTGATGCTGTTCGTGTTTCAGTTCTG AATTTAGTGGATCTTGCTGGTTCAGAGCGTGCTGCAAAAACTGGTGCTGAGGGTATTCGCCTTAAAGAGGGTTCCCACATTAACAAAAGTTTGATGACCCTGGGAACtgtcattaaaaaattaagtgaaGGTGCTGAAAGTCAAGG GAGCCATGTCCCCTATCGTGACAGCAAACTGACTCGCATTTTGCAACCTGCACTCGGTGGAAATGCAAACACAGCAATTATATGCAATATCACTTTAGCACAG GTTCATTCAGATGAGACGAAAAGTACCCTCCAGTTTGCTAGTAGAGCATTACGTGTCACTAACTGCGCTCATGTGAACGAG ATATTAACAGATGCTGCTCTGTTAAAGCgtcaaaagagagagattgagGATCTTCGTGCCAAATTGCAG GGTTCCCATTCGGAGCATTTAGAGGAGGAGATCCTCAACTTGAGAAATACATTACTAAAG ATTGAACTGGAAAGGGAACGAATGGCTTTGGAGTtggaggaagaaaagaaggtgCAGTCTGAATGGGAGAAGAGGGTGCAGGAACAAGctaagaaaatagaaaatttgagttCCATGGTGCTTTATTCGAAAAGAGAGGAGAACCacgatgaaattaaaattaaaaag GATAAGAGAAGGGATACATGGTGTCCAGGAAATATATCACGGAATCCCCTTAGACAG GTCTACCCAACCAACCAATCTATGTCTTCGGCTGTTAAACCTGTAAGAGCTGATCGTGAAATGGGACCACTTCTTCCATTCGAAGAACTGTTGGATGACACTGAAGTTTCTAAGGAGGAAACTTGCAAAAGGGGTGAAAGCAATCACAAGAATGGACTAGAAGGGGGTGCTTTTCCAGATCCCTGTGCATTATTGCATGTTACCAATAGGAGAAAAGGTGtaccaaagaagaaaagccTTCCGGGA GACACTGATGTAATAGATGTGCAGGCAGCATATGAAGATTTGCTGCTAAGGTTTGAAAGTGAG aAAACTATGAGCGACATAAAAATTGATTGCTTAACGAGGAAGCTTGAGGAAATTGATGATTACTATCATGTCAAAAGAGGCGACTTTAATGGGGACAAACATATAAGTTTACGGGAATCAGAGGCAATCCTTGTTATCAAGCGACTTCAAGAACGG ATATTGACTTTGGAAATGGAGAAATCTTCAAGTCAGCAAAATCTTGATAATGTCGTGGAGCTTGCAACAGAGCAAAATATATGTGCTAGGGAAAAGTTTGACGAG cTATCTGAAGAGTTGCATAATGCACGTGAAGAAGCCAGGGTGGCTCGCGAGAAGCTTAATTCCCCTGAATGT gaagaaaattttgacttaTTGTCAATACTTTCAATGGAACTTCAAGAAGTGATTGCGGAAATTGAAAACtctaaacaaatttctttGAGTGTTTCTTTACTCGTCAATGATACATCTCAGTGTTTTTCTGCTCTATCTGACATGTTGCTT GATTTGAAGACTACGATCCATAAATGTTCTGCTGAACAGAAACTAATTATTAATGATCACGAAGAGCTGAACTCCCAATTGATGCAGAAAGTTTCCAAAATTGAGAATGAGAAG cttcttcttcaaaattacTCGGATGATCTCCAGAATCAGATAGGGTTACTGAAACAGCAAGTTCAAAATAACGAGGAGCTATCGACg GCTCTTGATCATCAGAACATGGAACAAGCTGAATATCTTGCTCAAATCCAAGCTCTTCAAAAGGAAATAACATATTTGTCATCTAGTTCACTTGCAAGGGAGAAAGAAAGCCTAAGaaaagatcttgaaaaaacaaaaggaaagttGAGAGAGTTTGAAGTTAAGCTCAAGAATGCTTTACAAGAGAGGACAAAACTTGAG GGTGAGAAAGCTGCAGCCGAGCGAGAGATAAAGTGGCTAGTTGGTCAAAATTCTCTTCTTAAGCGCGATATCAATAAACGTGATTCCATTGCTGGTAGACGGCGTGATTCAATAATTGATAAGAGTTCAAAGGGGCTTGATCCAGACAGAGCGAAGTCCTTTGTACATTCATATGAACAAATACTGGAG GAAGATCAGAAGGAGTTGGAAGTTTTTGCATTTGAGTTAGAGGCGAAGATTGCTTCTCTGGAAGAACAATTAAGCGCCACATACAATGAGAAAGAAGAGGCAATATTTAGAAATGAATGCTTACTTTCAGAATTAGAAACTTTATCTGAAAAACTGCAAATAGCAAACATACAACTGACTGCTGTACAGGATGTCAACGAACTT AAACAAAGCTTAGAAGAAGCTACATTTAACCAGAGAAACTTGGAAAGCTCCATAAAATTTctggaagaacaaaaagaagaattggCCATG CAACTCACAGAAGCCCTTCTGGAAATGGAGGAGGAAAGAGCTGTGTGGTTATCGAAGGAGAAAACTTATATTGAAGCAATAGAAGAGAAAGTAAAATTACACGATCTGAAGGTGGCTTCTGCATCAAAAGAGATATCTAAG GTGATGAATGATTTGGAGTCTTGTCGTGAAGAATGCGAGTTactgaaacaaaaattgagaTGCTCAGAGGAGAATGAGAGACGGGAAAAAGAGTGCAG TCGGAAGAAGCTAGATGCCATAGAGAGcctaaaaaatgagaaaaatatagcTGAGGTTGAAAATGAAGCAACTCAGCAA AATATTAGAAACCAGCTGCTTCTTGTGACGAAGGAAAGAGATAATTTGATGATTCAGATTCAAGATCTTCAAAGTCGTTCCATCGAAGTAGAATTGctaaaaaataataccaaTGAGATG TTAATAGGAGCAAAACTTCAAGCGGAAAAATTGGCCTCCAGAATTTCCAGCTTGGAAGTTAAGATGCATGAT GATGAGGTTCAAAACGGCAAAGAAAAGGCGAAGTTTCGAATGAGACTACGTAGTACTCAAGCAAAGTTGGATGCGTTCCGCATTAGATATCAAGAAGTACTGGATGAGTCTGATCTCATGGATAGAAAGTACGAGAAGGCCACGAAGGActtgaagaaaaagttgaCTTCAGAATGTATTGAGAACCTTAACCTTAGGAAGCAACTTGCTTCTGTACAAGGACTAaggtaa
- the LOC101219625 gene encoding kinesin-like protein KIN-7O isoform X2 has product MSYMEIYNEEINDLLVPEHRKLQIHESLERGIYVAGLREEIVASSEQVLDLMEFGESHRHIGETNMNLYSSRSHTIFRMIIESRDKVEDGDAGNSCDAVRVSVLNLVDLAGSERAAKTGAEGIRLKEGSHINKSLMTLGTVIKKLSEGAESQGSHVPYRDSKLTRILQPALGGNANTAIICNITLAQVHSDETKSTLQFASRALRVTNCAHVNEILTDAALLKRQKREIEDLRAKLQGSHSEHLEEEILNLRNTLLKIELERERMALELEEEKKVQSEWEKRVQEQAKKIENLSSMVLYSKREENHDEIKIKKDKRRDTWCPGNISRNPLRQVYPTNQSMSSAVKPVRADREMGPLLPFEELLDDTEVSKEETCKRGESNHKNGLEGGAFPDPCALLHVTNRRKGVPKKKSLPGDTDVIDVQAAYEDLLLRFESEKTMSDIKIDCLTRKLEEIDDYYHVKRGDFNGDKHISLRESEAILVIKRLQERILTLEMEKSSSQQNLDNVVELATEQNICAREKFDELSEELHNAREEARVAREKLNSPECEENFDLLSILSMELQEVIAEIENSKQISLSVSLLVNDTSQCFSALSDMLLDLKTTIHKCSAEQKLIINDHEELNSQLMQKVSKIENEKLLLQNYSDDLQNQIGLLKQQVQNNEELSTALDHQNMEQAEYLAQIQALQKEITYLSSSSLAREKESLRKDLEKTKGKLREFEVKLKNALQERTKLEGEKAAAEREIKWLVGQNSLLKRDINKRDSIAGRRRDSIIDKSSKGLDPDRAKSFVHSYEQILEEDQKELEVFAFELEAKIASLEEQLSATYNEKEEAIFRNECLLSELETLSEKLQIANIQLTAVQDVNELKQSLEEATFNQRNLESSIKFLEEQKEELAMQLTEALLEMEEERAVWLSKEKTYIEAIEEKVKLHDLKVASASKEISKVMNDLESCREECELLKQKLRCSEENERREKECSRKKLDAIESLKNEKNIAEVENEATQQNIRNQLLLVTKERDNLMIQIQDLQSRSIEVELLKNNTNEMLIGAKLQAEKLASRISSLEVKMHDDEVQNGKEKAKFRMRLRSTQAKLDAFRIRYQEVLDESDLMDRKYEKATKDLKKKLTSECIENLNLRKQLASVQGLR; this is encoded by the exons ATGTCCTACATGGAAATCTACAACGAGgaaataaatgatttattgGTTCCCGAGCATCGAAAACTGCAGATTCACGAAAGTTTAGAG CGGGGAATCTATGTTGCTGGTTTGCGAGAAGAGATCGTTGCTTCTTCTGAGCAAGTTCTCGATCTTATGGAATTTGGAgaat CTCATCGTCATATTGGAGAGACAAATATGAATTTGTACAGTAGTAGATCCCACACTATTTTCCGCATG ATAATTGAGAGTCGAGATAAAGTTGAAGATGGAGACGCTGGAAATTCTTGTGATGCTGTTCGTGTTTCAGTTCTG AATTTAGTGGATCTTGCTGGTTCAGAGCGTGCTGCAAAAACTGGTGCTGAGGGTATTCGCCTTAAAGAGGGTTCCCACATTAACAAAAGTTTGATGACCCTGGGAACtgtcattaaaaaattaagtgaaGGTGCTGAAAGTCAAGG GAGCCATGTCCCCTATCGTGACAGCAAACTGACTCGCATTTTGCAACCTGCACTCGGTGGAAATGCAAACACAGCAATTATATGCAATATCACTTTAGCACAG GTTCATTCAGATGAGACGAAAAGTACCCTCCAGTTTGCTAGTAGAGCATTACGTGTCACTAACTGCGCTCATGTGAACGAG ATATTAACAGATGCTGCTCTGTTAAAGCgtcaaaagagagagattgagGATCTTCGTGCCAAATTGCAG GGTTCCCATTCGGAGCATTTAGAGGAGGAGATCCTCAACTTGAGAAATACATTACTAAAG ATTGAACTGGAAAGGGAACGAATGGCTTTGGAGTtggaggaagaaaagaaggtgCAGTCTGAATGGGAGAAGAGGGTGCAGGAACAAGctaagaaaatagaaaatttgagttCCATGGTGCTTTATTCGAAAAGAGAGGAGAACCacgatgaaattaaaattaaaaag GATAAGAGAAGGGATACATGGTGTCCAGGAAATATATCACGGAATCCCCTTAGACAG GTCTACCCAACCAACCAATCTATGTCTTCGGCTGTTAAACCTGTAAGAGCTGATCGTGAAATGGGACCACTTCTTCCATTCGAAGAACTGTTGGATGACACTGAAGTTTCTAAGGAGGAAACTTGCAAAAGGGGTGAAAGCAATCACAAGAATGGACTAGAAGGGGGTGCTTTTCCAGATCCCTGTGCATTATTGCATGTTACCAATAGGAGAAAAGGTGtaccaaagaagaaaagccTTCCGGGA GACACTGATGTAATAGATGTGCAGGCAGCATATGAAGATTTGCTGCTAAGGTTTGAAAGTGAG aAAACTATGAGCGACATAAAAATTGATTGCTTAACGAGGAAGCTTGAGGAAATTGATGATTACTATCATGTCAAAAGAGGCGACTTTAATGGGGACAAACATATAAGTTTACGGGAATCAGAGGCAATCCTTGTTATCAAGCGACTTCAAGAACGG ATATTGACTTTGGAAATGGAGAAATCTTCAAGTCAGCAAAATCTTGATAATGTCGTGGAGCTTGCAACAGAGCAAAATATATGTGCTAGGGAAAAGTTTGACGAG cTATCTGAAGAGTTGCATAATGCACGTGAAGAAGCCAGGGTGGCTCGCGAGAAGCTTAATTCCCCTGAATGT gaagaaaattttgacttaTTGTCAATACTTTCAATGGAACTTCAAGAAGTGATTGCGGAAATTGAAAACtctaaacaaatttctttGAGTGTTTCTTTACTCGTCAATGATACATCTCAGTGTTTTTCTGCTCTATCTGACATGTTGCTT GATTTGAAGACTACGATCCATAAATGTTCTGCTGAACAGAAACTAATTATTAATGATCACGAAGAGCTGAACTCCCAATTGATGCAGAAAGTTTCCAAAATTGAGAATGAGAAG cttcttcttcaaaattacTCGGATGATCTCCAGAATCAGATAGGGTTACTGAAACAGCAAGTTCAAAATAACGAGGAGCTATCGACg GCTCTTGATCATCAGAACATGGAACAAGCTGAATATCTTGCTCAAATCCAAGCTCTTCAAAAGGAAATAACATATTTGTCATCTAGTTCACTTGCAAGGGAGAAAGAAAGCCTAAGaaaagatcttgaaaaaacaaaaggaaagttGAGAGAGTTTGAAGTTAAGCTCAAGAATGCTTTACAAGAGAGGACAAAACTTGAG GGTGAGAAAGCTGCAGCCGAGCGAGAGATAAAGTGGCTAGTTGGTCAAAATTCTCTTCTTAAGCGCGATATCAATAAACGTGATTCCATTGCTGGTAGACGGCGTGATTCAATAATTGATAAGAGTTCAAAGGGGCTTGATCCAGACAGAGCGAAGTCCTTTGTACATTCATATGAACAAATACTGGAG GAAGATCAGAAGGAGTTGGAAGTTTTTGCATTTGAGTTAGAGGCGAAGATTGCTTCTCTGGAAGAACAATTAAGCGCCACATACAATGAGAAAGAAGAGGCAATATTTAGAAATGAATGCTTACTTTCAGAATTAGAAACTTTATCTGAAAAACTGCAAATAGCAAACATACAACTGACTGCTGTACAGGATGTCAACGAACTT AAACAAAGCTTAGAAGAAGCTACATTTAACCAGAGAAACTTGGAAAGCTCCATAAAATTTctggaagaacaaaaagaagaattggCCATG CAACTCACAGAAGCCCTTCTGGAAATGGAGGAGGAAAGAGCTGTGTGGTTATCGAAGGAGAAAACTTATATTGAAGCAATAGAAGAGAAAGTAAAATTACACGATCTGAAGGTGGCTTCTGCATCAAAAGAGATATCTAAG GTGATGAATGATTTGGAGTCTTGTCGTGAAGAATGCGAGTTactgaaacaaaaattgagaTGCTCAGAGGAGAATGAGAGACGGGAAAAAGAGTGCAG TCGGAAGAAGCTAGATGCCATAGAGAGcctaaaaaatgagaaaaatatagcTGAGGTTGAAAATGAAGCAACTCAGCAA AATATTAGAAACCAGCTGCTTCTTGTGACGAAGGAAAGAGATAATTTGATGATTCAGATTCAAGATCTTCAAAGTCGTTCCATCGAAGTAGAATTGctaaaaaataataccaaTGAGATG TTAATAGGAGCAAAACTTCAAGCGGAAAAATTGGCCTCCAGAATTTCCAGCTTGGAAGTTAAGATGCATGAT GATGAGGTTCAAAACGGCAAAGAAAAGGCGAAGTTTCGAATGAGACTACGTAGTACTCAAGCAAAGTTGGATGCGTTCCGCATTAGATATCAAGAAGTACTGGATGAGTCTGATCTCATGGATAGAAAGTACGAGAAGGCCACGAAGGActtgaagaaaaagttgaCTTCAGAATGTATTGAGAACCTTAACCTTAGGAAGCAACTTGCTTCTGTACAAGGACTAaggtaa
- the LOC101219867 gene encoding ribosomal RNA small subunit methyltransferase nep-1 — translation MVRPFAAKGKKRKKSEKYDRDEDAEESTSPSKKVMLENEPDEEPAKEDFHELEGIPIAPKDPKNDSNAGVIFILERASLEVAKVGKNYQLLNSDDHSNYLRRNNRNPGDYRPDILHQALLAIFDSRIAKAGRLKVVYVKTEKGLLIEIKPYVRLPRTQKRFYGVMLQLLQKLSITAAGKREKLFRVIKNPVTQYLPANCRKMGFSHSSDKLVKVRNYLDAVKDDVDLVFVVGAMAHGKIETDYTDDLLAISEYPLSASCCIADICKDLAEKWNVG, via the exons ATGGTTCGACCATTTGCGGCGAAggggaagaagagaaagaagtcGGAGAAATACGACAGAGACGAAGATGCCGAAGAATCCACCTCTCCGTCCAAGAAAGTTATGTTGGAGAACGAACCTGATGAAGAACCAGCCAAGGAGGACTTTCATGAACTTGAAGGTATTCCTATTGCTCCGAAAGACCCCAAGAATGATAGCAATGCTGGTGTTATCTTCATCCTTGAAAGAGCTTCTCTGGAAGTTGCCAAAGTTGGGAAG AATTACCAGCTGTTGAATTCTGATGACCACTCCAATTATTTGCGGAGGAATAACAGAAATCCTGGGGATTATAGACCTGATATCTTGCATCAA GCGCTTTTGGCGATTTTCGATAGCCGAATTGCAAAGGCTGGAAGATTGAAAGTTGTTTATGTGAAAACTGAGAAAGgtttattaattgaaattaaaccATACGTTCGTCTTCCAAGGACGCAGAAACGATTTTATGGAGTTATGT TGCAATTGCTACAAAAGTTAAGCATCACAGCTGCGGGTAAGCGTGAGAAACTCTTTCGGGTGATAAAGAACCCTGTAACTCAGTACTTACCTGCCAATTGTCGTAAAATGG GCTTCTCGCATAGTTCGGATAAGTTGGTCAAGGTGCGAAATTATCTGGATGCTGTCAAAGATGATGTAGACCTTGTTTTTGTG GTGGGTGCAATGGCTCATGGGAAAATTGAGACTGATTACACGGATGATCTATTAGCAA TTTCTGAATATCCTCTTAGTGCTAGTTGCTGTATTGCGGATATTTGCAAAGATTTGGCAGAGAAATGGAATGTAGGGTGA